The region ACGTATCAAGATAATCTTGACATTCTTTATCAAGAAATTCAGCTACGTTTGAGCCATATTTTTTAATACCATAAATAAGAATCATAAATAGAGAAAGTGAATTGTAATATTCGTGTTCCAGAACATATAATTCTTTGGATACCAAATATGTTCCAACAGTACCAAGGAATACATATGGACCtacataaaaattaaaaattattatttaagaattCACATATTAATTGTTAGAAACTAAATATTGCTATGTTAAatagattttattatttttctagtTACAGAAATTTAAAAAGTTTATTCAATGAGAGCTTAAGCAGAAAAACATTAAACTACCTGATATGCCAGTTTTACTGTGGAAGAATGTGAACCATTCTTCTGGAATAAATCCATATTTAACTGGTGATGGATTTATAGGACGTTTTTGACGTGGTATGTCACATAATGCTGGTGCTGAAGTTTGAATTCCTCGAACAGCCACAGAAAGTGCTCGaccttaaaaatatattaaaatattaacacaaattatttaaaatgagTGTAGAACGTATTATGTAGTacacaaaaaaatattatatttaataatatccaaactttttaatatatttaagtaAAACAAATTACAGACATTAAAGTATCACGATACATAATTGTGTAGTtacattttaaaaataaaatatcacaaaaataatatcatattattacataatgGAAGTAAAGTAACCGATATAAATTTGACAATGACAGTTATAATATATCTCTGAAACTTCTACTGCTATTAGCATACGCATTTTGTCAATAATAAATTTCATGTTATTAACGTTTTAAACTATCAAATTAACTTACCATTTTGAAAAGCTAATCGTGACAACATTTTGCTCTCCGCAGCACCTTGCTACTCGATCACTCGATCTTATTACAGAACACGAGAATTGACGAGAATACGTGAAGTTAGTGCAAAGTGGTTGTCCTCAATATATATACTCAATACACAGAGTGGACTCTAATGtttttaaaaagtaattttAAATCTGCGTGCGTTCACAAGTTGCAGTAGAATCTCTGATTATTATTATGCTATAATCATTACAAGTATTATCAAGAGTTGGGTACTCAAGCTAACAAACTTATTCAAACCTTCGAAGAGCTTAAATGGTTTCTACtaataatatttcaagttttgCAAGACTCTTCGGCCGTAGCGCGTGCTCCATTAGCAAGAATAGGAGTAGAAATTGCTTCACTCTGATTTGTTGGCGATTCAATGCTAAGGATTCATCGCGAATTGGATGCGTAGTAAAATAGTAGGGATGCTTTTAAAAGCTAAGGGAGATAGAAAAATTGTGCAAAACCTAAAGTATTACTGtatttaatatacagggtgtcccaaaattattaaatCACAATCACGATTGtgaatgaagttaaatcacgacTGTGATCGTGATTCTGTGATCGCAGTGATAAATCACGGTTAGTGACAAAAAATACAATAATACCTCAACTCTTGCAAGATTTTTCTTCCTCCCTAAGCTAGCGCTTGATTCCCACCATATTATTATGCAACCAATAAATTTTATCTAAATTCTATCTTGGCAttgaatcgtcagccaatcagaATAAAGCTATTGTACTTATATTCTCGCTAACGGAGCAAACCGCAGCCAGAAAGGTTTGCAAGAGAAGGTAAGAGAGTATCTCactgtatgtacatatacatatgttgTATTAACTCGGTATCGAGAATCTGAAGTATCGAGTACTTACACATGCATAATTATTACTTGCGTGGATTCACTTAGATTCGAACCGGGCATCCCTATTgtttcatataaaataaatatgtgatttatatattatattatgtatataccTCGTCTGtgctaaaatataaataatatcccTGGATTGATTTACTAAAATATTGgatatttattgtaaaataattgttattaaatgtataaatttttattgtaaaattaAATGAGTGAAATTAAAACTGCTGACTCAGTCTATAATCCTCTTGAAGTCGCCTAAAGTAAAGAACaattaattttaacaaaatataatatgtatatgctCTATATATGTACACAGTATTGTTAATTTTGATGTATATATTGTAAGAAAATTCACATGATTAGATATATTCATTAATCATTAGTTCCAAAGCTTCAGGGATAGTTTTTTTAAAATGTTTTTGCACATACTTAAACGTCATCTGTTTGCAAATGCTGTAAAATCAGGTCAGTAATTTTTGAACTTACAAGTATTAAATAATCcgtcaatttatttaattagaaAGTGATTTCCAAATTAGTTGTATAAAGTTATCAAATTTTTGGTAGctttatatctatattatatatattaccatatatatgtatatggtgatcaatgaaaattattttattttaggaGTACAACATTGTTACAAAATGAAGTACAGTAGTGGACacagttttgaaaaatttaaaacattGAAGATATCAGTGCCACAGGAATTTATTTACATGGTGCAATTAAATAGACctaaaaaacttaattctatGAATGAAGCTATGTGGAAGTATGtattaacattttaattaatagtgtatttaaaattatttttgatttcaTGATTTTGTAGAGAATTCAAAACATGTTTCAATGAGTTAGCAGTAGATCCAGAATGCAGAGTTATTGTACTTTCGGGTGATGATAAAATCTTCACTGCAGGTACAATAATTATTCAGCTATACAATTATGTTTTaataataacttcaaatcatttaaAGGTTTAATTTTATAGGAATTGATCTTCAAGATATGGTAAACCTTGCACCAAAACTAGCAGAACAAGAAGACATTGCACGAAAGTGCAAAATAATGCAGCTAAAAATAAAAGACTATCAAGATAGTTTTAGTGCAATAGAAAAGGTAGTATATCTTTAACCCTTCAAGGACGACATGcatttcttggtttcttaccGTGCGGTCGACGGTattttatgtaaaaattatgtatccAGATATATTGTATCCTTGATGGAGAAGTGGTTTAGTAATAGTTTTATTTGTATTTGGCATAATTAGAGACGATGAATTCAATGGTGAATTAGTGCCAGTATAAACCAAAAATTTCCACAAGTCAAAGTTAAAAATTCGAAAGACTTGATCTCTGCTAAAAGATACGATTTATGAACACAAGAtcgaaacaaaaagaaataacGCAGTATATCGTGGCCACTCGGCAATCATTGGGAACGGCTCGAGAGTCCGTACAGTGTACAGACGTGGTCCCTGTTTACTTTTGTTAAACATTGATTTTTAATCTATATTTTCATAATCTTGTTTATATGACTTTCTAGTGTCCAAAACCTGTAATTGCAGCTATAAATGGCCCATGTATTGGTGCTGGTATAGACATGGTATCAGCAGCTGATATTCGCTACTGCTCTTCAGGTGCATGGTTTCAAATAAAGGAAGTTGACATAGGTATGGCTGCTGATGTGGGAACATTGCAAAGATTTCCCAAAATTATAGGCTCTGATAGCTTGGTTAGAGAACTTGTATATACTGCAAGGAAATTTACAGCTTCAGAGGCCTTACAACATGGTTTCGTTAGTTGTTTATTTGAAACTCCAGAAAGGTAAATTCTgtttataacataaataatttgtaatatcgACCAGAAAGTTTTCTCTCATGTTttgaaaattaaaaacaaatttcACTTCATTCAACTAAAATATATCGAATATAATTATTGctcatttttcaaaaaaatattttatcatcTTTCAGTGTAATTACCTATTTATTAGTGTCAGTATACTGACTAGAAAAAGAATTCTTCCTGATCATGTAAATTCTACAAACAATTTAaggaattatatttaatattgttttcaGCTTACTAAAGGGATCAATGAAACTTGCAAGTGAGATAGCAAGAAAAAGTCCAGTTGCAGTGCAAGGTTCCAAGTTAAGTTTGGTTTATTCAAGAGATCACTCTGTTCAAGAGGGTTTAGATCATATTGTAAGCTTTTATATTATTCCACCTAAAATAACACAATTATTGTAACCATAAATGTAAATTATtccttaattaattttataggtACTATATAATCAAGCTATGCTTCAAAGTGAAGACTTTGCCAATGCAGCAATGGCACAAGCCATGAAATCAGAATCACCTGTTTTTTCAAAACTGTAATATTTGTTTGACTTTTATACGCATATATCAAGATAATGATGATATGTAATTCGATAAAACTTTGaattgaatatttttatatgaatATATCTGTACATTTCATATCTAAGAAAatgtgataaatatttcaaatatattttatatgcaCTTTAATACTAGTAAattttatttccattttatttaatttgattttcgtatatatgtttaaaaaatcgttttttgtaTACATCAAAAGTAAAACATTTACAAACTGTGCTACCGAAATCTTTTGTCAAATTCGTACCGTTTAGTGCGAAGCGCTACAATTCAAAACATCAATCTTAAAAACTCTAAACACGTTTTTCTCGAAAGTTCGTTTTCTAAACCTGTGTAACGAATAATTAAAAACTTAACTCTGTTCAGTTACTAtactaacaattttattatgtaatatttttcatttttaaaatgttATCAACAACAAAATCAATTTTTCTGATGAAAGGTTTTTTATACGTATTCAATTCATCATGTTCTTTTGGCGAATGAATAATAACTTAAATGGAAAGCATCtaatttttagaaaattattcattttttgcaTTTGTATAATTATGACATGTCACGCAAATAAGCGTGAACTGTCTAAAAAGTAAATAAAGAAATACAACAAAAATCATCTACTCTTATAATTGACACATGAAAATCTCTATTTAAggaattttattgaaattaagttACTTTATAACTGATAAGAAGGTCTTCTAATCTACGTTTCTTAGGTGCAGCTGCTAATTTATCTGCATCCATTTTATCAACAATCGAATATACATTCTTTTCAACAGGTATTTTTATCTATAAatagtatttaaaaatttctttgTATCTCACTTATgagaattttaataaaaattgctgCACTTTCAAAGTATATGTGTGTCATACgtacaattaataaattaatataatgttCGTAGTTAATTCTTTTCGTTTCTGGATCACATGCAATAACCATCATATCAGCTATTTCCTGTTCTGAAAATGGTTCGCCAATTTCCATTATTGCTTTTGCTAAAACATCGCGCATTATGTAGCCACGATTTTCAGGATCTAACAATTGAAAAGCTTTTAACAAGTCCTCTGGTTCAGCTGGTTTAAATCTAAATATATAGTTTAAATTCAGATTTAAGCGAGGCATAAATGTAAACAGAATGAACATATCATTGATATGTGACTAACTTGCGTTCGGTAATAGCTTTGTTCATGTACTCTACAAATCTGTTTATTGACACAGAATTATTTTCTACATCTTCTACTTCAACTTGTATCTCTTGTAATTCGGCTTCAGTGATAACACATCCCAATGCTCTAATAATGGTTCCTAAATCTCTGACATCTATTTCACCAGTTTTTGAAGTATCAAACACATCAAATGCTTCGTAAAGTCTTTTTTCTAATAATGTTTGTTCTACTGTGGACACTGCATATAAAAATCTTAAATATACATGAGTTTCTAAATTTAAAATACTAAAGTAAAATCTTAACGTTTGCTATGTATCTATTGCATCGGAAGATagatattttctataaaaatttatatataattattgtgcTCTAACTAAATCATATTAGATATGTTTACACATGAGTAAATATTTTACTTACTGATTAAGTTTTTTTTACATACATATGTGATGaacttttaaattatattatacccATGTTACACGACGATGTAGTTAGTGATTGTTTGATCAATATTCTTATGaattaaaaatgtatatttagCTATGTACGTATAAAATTTATTTCCTTTTTTACAATAATATAACTATGTATTTAAGGTGTAGTTTGCATAATTAGTAATGTATTATACATGTatgtaatttattaatacatacGACGTAGTCTCGTTGATCGTCTCGAAGCCGCTCGAATCTGATCGTCGGCTACTGATACAACAGATTCTTGCCTTGTTGATGGttccattattatattatgaaatcAATATTAACCTATATTTACTCAACCAATTTGATGATGTAATTTAAGCATGTATCCATAATCATGACAGAAAATAACTTTTGAATTTAAGATTTTCTGAACTAGGTAATAGTTTTTGTTTTGTACGAAATTCACATTCGAATTAACGTGTATATATTTACATTGTTCAGATTGGTTTATATTCACACACTTGAGAATTATTgtcataatttaatttaaattcaatCGGAAAGATACGGATGTAAAAAGTATTCTCTATATGAAATATGATTTATTAAACatgtgaaaatattaaaaaaaacgcctttaatataaaatttaaaaaggCCATATCTTAAAAATGTGCTGTTTGTCGATCTATTTCTGTAAGATCTTCGATTATTTCCTGTACGCGCGTACCTATCTTTTTTGCTACATCTATTTTTTCATTGTTTGGTAAGAAGAGATAGCGCCAAACTAAATCTCCATCAATAATACCCCTTGCAGGATTTCCTTGAGTACGAATAAAACTTTTGTAAGTACTGAAAAAATGAAAAGCAATTATTTATAACTACAATAAATTTCTACTATTACTATAAAAAGTCATctctaattaaaaaattaccgaTATGCTTTCGGATTTAAACCGGCAATATGGCAAATATGCGATACCAAAACATTTTGTAACATAAGTAACCTTCGATACGTTTTTTCTGGCACAGGTAAAATATAACCAAGACTTCCATCAAGAGATGCTGCAATAAAATAAAGATGCATAGTATAATAGTTTCATGTTTACTTTTCTAGATTTTCTTATTTCTACATACCATACATAGTAACATGTCTTTTCTCTGCACCAGAAAACTGTTTCTTGTCATTTGCAAGATCTGCAACTCTACATTTGATTCGAAAGAATGTATTTACTTTTTGACCTAAGTGAAAATCAGCttttctaattaatttttgaccacCCAAGCTTTCTCTTGATTCTGGCTGATACATGAATAAAGCTATATTGCTTTCACCATCTGCCACAACAAATCCTAAGTTATTGTTATCAATTAAATATTCAATGGTGTATACTTCTGCTGGCCTAAAAtccttaaataatatatattattagtaatttctcgagagtaaaataaaattttatttaaacataaataaatttcaACTTACTCTACTAACAAGAGATAATGTTCTATATTCTTCTTGAAATCTTAATAAACTAATTGACTTATATACATCGGCTATTAAAATTAGACTTTTAATGCTTAACATTTGGTGAATGTAGATTTGTGTATCTATAAATGCAACTCCAACGAGGTCATTGTCTTTTAGCTGCcagatatatattttttgtcCGACTGCTGAGACTAGAAATCCTGAGACTTGAGTGATGGCAGTTATTGGACCTTTCTGTtcttttgcatagatttgtttAAATCGATTTTTTGTCAATGGTTGACCCGGTTCGGGAACAACTTCGATTATATCAAATATGAGTATCTGTAcaaaatattacaaattataatcaTAATTTGGTACCATCAAGTAAGCATTTTAATGATGACTTTACCCTTCCTCTGCTTGTAATATCTTCACCATAGTTATAATTTGTTCCCAATACTATATAACCTTTTAAGCCAGATCGAGTACCTTCATATGCCAAAGAAACATTCTTTAGACAAGTGACATGTTCCCATTGATCTAATTCAATCTTGGTATTGGGAATAGTTTCCCACGAAACAGGCGAGAATAATACTATTGAAAATTGTTCTTGTGAAGGGTAAATAAATCTTTCCGATCTATCTTCTTCAGTAAACTCCTTAAGAAACAAGAATAAAATAGTAGAGAAATAGGActactttttaaaaatatgtaatGATGGTTGTGTTCGAACCTTATCTTCCCCATTAAATCTATAGTAGCTTTTTAATGGTTCAGCTATACTCGTTATGACACAGTACGTTTTACTCTCAAGATGATATGTAACAAAATGTGGTGTACATCGCAATGGTACTTTTCGAACTGGCCATGGAGCGTCATATGATAAATGAGTTGGCAACACACATATCCTTAGCTCTTCCTATAAATCGAGCAAtgtaaatataattgaataatatagAACACACACACATAAATGAAATGTTTATATCAGTAtcgacaataataaataaaaatgattatataCCTTTCTATTGAAATAAAGAAAACCTTGCGGACAATTCACATTATTGAACGGTGCGAATGAGGTGATAGGACCATCGATACCCATTGGGTGATTACGCAATTCACCACGTCCTGTGAGAAATATCCAATGTGGATATTCACTACAAATAAATACACCATTATATCCAGCAATATTACTGAAATAACGCATCATACAATGTCGAGTCTCATTCATCATAGGCATTTCTTCATCTTTTGGTGTCGGCCTAAAGAAtacaatatttaaaatttttaataaataatttcaacaaaaagTTGAAAAGTTTCTAGAAAATAGATTATTTTTACCTTATGTGCCCTGATAATATACCATGATCCAGTTTCTTAAATCTTAATTTTAAGTGCCCCTTTGGATACCTATATGCTTGATACACTTGAAGTTCTGAGTCTAGTCTTACTAAAAGCATAGGTCTATTTCCGTGATGACCCAATGCCACCATTAAAATTTCTCGCACCTACAATACAACATATTTACGtaaatgtatttattttatattttaacgaTTTATTCAAATTATAATACCTGCATTTCAGGATTGGGAATTTCATTAATGGGAGCTGTTTGTAGTGTTGTAGACTCCATACTGTCGTGCAATACATATTGTCCATATCCAAAATTACGAATGAGATAGGACAACCGTAAATCAGGAAGAGAATAAATTTCTAGTGTTCCACTGTCTCTATATACTAATAACCAATACGTTGGTTTTATTTCCTGTAAATGCTTCTGCCACCTTTAAACAAAATcttattaatactttatataACAAGAATAATATTCAATGAAATTTAGTGTTTCTATTAAAGATAGAATAAAAAACTAAAAgaattatgaaaaaaattacCAAGGAGCTTTTTTTGATGATCCATCAGTTACTTTAGTTTGGGCTGGTACAGGCATTTGAAAAGCTGGTGCATCACCATAAAGTAAATCATCTTCATTGTCAATATTTCCAACTATGGGTGGTTCTTCTATATTATGCTCCTCTTCAGGTACTTCGTCTTCTACATTTTCAGGTAATTGTGTTGTGAATATTCCACTGACATCTCTGTAAGCACATAGTGCTTCTATTTGAGGAcgctaaaatataaattataaaaaaaatatacaaaatgtaAATTCTGTATAACAATCATTGTATAGAATACAATATTTCTGGCAGTATTATTAACATACAAATAAAAGATTAGCTGCTTGAGCGTGTAATTTCGCAGTTCCTCGCCCTTCTCTGAGTGTCAATAACATAACTTGTCCATCTTCAGACAGTAACGTTACATAAGGATCTGCACAACTTGCATGTACAATTGGACACCCAAGATCTATAGGCATGTGTTGGATCTATAATTATGATATGTATGGTTATATTTAACATGTACTATAAGTATACATGCAAATACTTGTTCattttatcaatattatatgAACCTGTTCAATTCCTTGTAAAAGTCGTACACCCATTTGAGTAACTTGGACTATATATCTATTTGCACCAAGATTGCCAGCAAATACTGTACTTCCTTGTGTACTGAATCCACTTTGATCTACTTCATTAATTTCTTGACCAGTTTGTAGTATCTGAAAATAGCATTTTATTATCCGTACAATAATGTCTTGATATATGTGAAAAAGTTTCATAAAAGTTTGAAAAAATGTTGTctctgaattattattattttactgaTACATCGAATTATGTTGCAATATTCGGAGATAGATCTTTATAGTTCGTCTATATCTTCATAGTTCGCATATAtcaaaattactgtatttatactTAATAATGTGAAAGAAtagtaaaaatatattaattttaataccaTTGTTGAATCTTCTTGACTTAAAATTAAGAAAGCATGCGAACCTTCTGCTTCAGGTCTTACTTGTTCATCATTATTTAACATACCAATGACTGTCCACATATCTTCACACCCTGGTAATTCAAACGTAGTTACTAcctattttataattaaatatttttattaaattaatgaacaaatgatgtgTAATTTAATTAACTTCAAAAGTTTTAATGACACAATCACCTGAGGTCGTATAGAACGTTGAAGCACACACAGAGCACCGTTTTTACCATAGCCAGAAGTTGTCACAAGTTCAACATCAGGATCTTGACTGTGTGAAAATTCTTCTGATAGAAAAGCTGGTTCACCCATAGATATATTGCCACATGGTCCAATATTTAATAAACTATCACATACCTATCAGatttattgaataatataaaaagtttcttcaatattttttatttttatatatttttatgtttGTGTACCTCAAATATGTATGATGTGATTTGAATGGaagtatgtgtttcgcttccatATACTTCTAACTCTTCTGGATCTTTTATGTCTAAAACATCAGATGCCATCCAATCGCCTATAAAgtcttgttttattttttttgctGGTGTTTCTTCTGTTTCATTGTCttcaattattatttcattttcgtATATATTTTGTAGATTTTCGGACTCCTTCTCAATAAACCTTAATAAAAGAGAATTACCCAAACGCGATCCCAGAAATAGATAATTATCTTCACACATGCACACCtacaaattaaataattatacttATACATCCTATAAACATAAACTACATTCATTTTAGTTTTCAATATACTCACACATGAAGTTAAAACACTTGCTGCAGCTTTGTCAAAATGAAAACCTCTTACAGAACGCATACTATCAGCAAATAAAGACAATACATATAATTCTCCACTTTTCAATGAAATTACTAATCGATCTGAAGAAATAAATGCAACTTGAGAACCTTCTAAGCTTATTTTTACCCCCTCTTGTGGTTCTGTAAATAAATATCAATACATGGTAAAATATATATGAACTATAGCTAGATAGAATATGGAATTAATACTAACTTAATGGAAAATTTGTACTAGTTTCTGCTAGACTGTTCAAAGATACTCCATAAGGTGGTATACTCTGATTTAAATAAATGAGGGAATTGACAGCCATGATCAATGTTCCACCGAGTGGTTTTTTTACCGGCACTGCTTGATAGCAATCAAATGGTAAATTTGATACAGACCATATTATGGGATGTACTCTTTGTTGAATATTTAATGATATTGCAACCATAGCACAAGTATCTTGTCTTACTGCAATACGCCtacaattgaattatattattattgtattactttTTCAAGTTTTCAAATAAGAACATTAAAGCTTACCCTGAGAATGTCCTTACTGGTtcatacaatattaataatgtaGGTTCGTAATAACCatgtaaaaattgtaaatcTATTATGTTGTCCATTTTTTCCTCTAGACTTTTTAATACTATCATGTATGATGATAGTATAGGAGTTTTATTAGATAAGGCTTTTGTATTATCCAATA is a window of Megalopta genalis isolate 19385.01 chromosome 17, iyMegGena1_principal, whole genome shotgun sequence DNA encoding:
- the LOC117222844 gene encoding delta(3,5)-Delta(2,4)-dienoyl-CoA isomerase, mitochondrial, with protein sequence MFLHILKRHLFANAVKSGVQHCYKMKYSSGHSFEKFKTLKISVPQEFIYMVQLNRPKKLNSMNEAMWKEFKTCFNELAVDPECRVIVLSGDDKIFTAGIDLQDMVNLAPKLAEQEDIARKCKIMQLKIKDYQDSFSAIEKCPKPVIAAINGPCIGAGIDMVSAADIRYCSSGAWFQIKEVDIGMAADVGTLQRFPKIIGSDSLVRELVYTARKFTASEALQHGFVSCLFETPESLLKGSMKLASEIARKSPVAVQGSKLSLVYSRDHSVQEGLDHIVLYNQAMLQSEDFANAAMAQAMKSESPVFSKL
- the CPSF1 gene encoding cleavage and polyadenylation specificity factor subunit 1, which gives rise to MYSICKSNHPATGVEHAITCYFFNRLEKCLVVAGANIIRVFRLIPDVDITKREKYTESRPPKMKLECLAQYTLHGNVMSMQAVALVGSQRDSLLLSFRDAKLSVVEYDQDIHDLRTVSLHYFEEEEIRDGWTNHHHIPIVRVDPEGRCAVMLIYGRKLVVLPFKKDPSLDDGDLLDNTKALSNKTPILSSYMIVLKSLEEKMDNIIDLQFLHGYYEPTLLILYEPVRTFSGRIAVRQDTCAMVAISLNIQQRVHPIIWSVSNLPFDCYQAVPVKKPLGGTLIMAVNSLIYLNQSIPPYGVSLNSLAETSTNFPLKPQEGVKISLEGSQVAFISSDRLVISLKSGELYVLSLFADSMRSVRGFHFDKAAASVLTSCVCMCEDNYLFLGSRLGNSLLLRFIEKESENLQNIYENEIIIEDNETEETPAKKIKQDFIGDWMASDVLDIKDPEELEVYGSETHTSIQITSYIFEVCDSLLNIGPCGNISMGEPAFLSEEFSHSQDPDVELVTTSGYGKNGALCVLQRSIRPQVVTTFELPGCEDMWTVIGMLNNDEQVRPEAEGSHAFLILSQEDSTMILQTGQEINEVDQSGFSTQGSTVFAGNLGANRYIVQVTQMGVRLLQGIEQIQHMPIDLGCPIVHASCADPYVTLLSEDGQVMLLTLREGRGTAKLHAQAANLLFRPQIEALCAYRDVSGIFTTQLPENVEDEVPEEEHNIEEPPIVGNIDNEDDLLYGDAPAFQMPVPAQTKVTDGSSKKAPWWQKHLQEIKPTYWLLVYRDSGTLEIYSLPDLRLSYLIRNFGYGQYVLHDSMESTTLQTAPINEIPNPEMQVREILMVALGHHGNRPMLLVRLDSELQVYQAYRYPKGHLKLRFKKLDHGILSGHIRPTPKDEEMPMMNETRHCMMRYFSNIAGYNGVFICSEYPHWIFLTGRGELRNHPMGIDGPITSFAPFNNVNCPQGFLYFNRKEELRICVLPTHLSYDAPWPVRKVPLRCTPHFVTYHLESKTYCVITSIAEPLKSYYRFNGEDKEFTEEDRSERFIYPSQEQFSIVLFSPVSWETIPNTKIELDQWEHVTCLKNVSLAYEGTRSGLKGYIVLGTNYNYGEDITSRGRILIFDIIEVVPEPGQPLTKNRFKQIYAKEQKGPITAITQVSGFLVSAVGQKIYIWQLKDNDLVGVAFIDTQIYIHQMLSIKSLILIADVYKSISLLRFQEEYRTLSLVSRDFRPAEVYTIEYLIDNNNLGFVVADGESNIALFMYQPESRESLGGQKLIRKADFHLGQKVNTFFRIKCRVADLANDKKQFSGAEKRHVTMYASLDGSLGYILPVPEKTYRRLLMLQNVLVSHICHIAGLNPKAYRTYKSFIRTQGNPARGIIDGDLVWRYLFLPNNEKIDVAKKIGTRVQEIIEDLTEIDRQTAHF
- the LOC117222843 gene encoding dynein regulatory complex protein 8 isoform X1, with protein sequence MEPSTRQESVVSVADDQIRAASRRSTRLRLSTVEQTLLEKRLYEAFDVFDTSKTGEIDVRDLGTIIRALGCVITEAELQEIQVEVEDVENNSVSINRFVEYMNKAITERKFKPAEPEDLLKAFQLLDPENRGYIMRDVLAKAIMEIGEPFSEQEIADMMVIACDPETKRINYEHYINLLIVE
- the LOC117222843 gene encoding dynein regulatory complex protein 8 isoform X3, with translation MEPSTRQESVVSVADDQIRAASRRSTRLRLSTVEQTLLEKRLYEAFDVFDTSKTGEIDVRDLGTIIRALGCVITEAELQEIQVEVEDVENNSVSINRFVEYMNKAITERKFKPAEPEDLLKAFQLLDPENRGYIMRDVLAKAIMEIGEPFSEQEIADMMVIACDPETKRINYEHYINLLIIKIPVEKNVYSIVDKMDADKLAAAPKKRRLEDLLISYKVT
- the ATPsynB gene encoding ATP synthase subunit b, mitochondrial, whose amino-acid sequence is MLSRLAFQNGRALSVAVRGIQTSAPALCDIPRQKRPINPSPVKYGFIPEEWFTFFHSKTGISGPYVFLGTVGTYLVSKELYVLEHEYYNSLSLFMILIYGIKKYGSNVAEFLDKECQDYLDTFKKGRQDEIQGFRDRIKLYEDTKFMSKVIPLLNDVNRQNIAMQLEAVYRERCMEFYTEVKKRLDYHAQIDTVERRIAQKHMVQWIINNVMKSITPEQEKANLQQCIKDLESLAAKA
- the LOC117222843 gene encoding dynein regulatory complex protein 8 isoform X2 encodes the protein MSTVEQTLLEKRLYEAFDVFDTSKTGEIDVRDLGTIIRALGCVITEAELQEIQVEVEDVENNSVSINRFVEYMNKAITERKFKPAEPEDLLKAFQLLDPENRGYIMRDVLAKAIMEIGEPFSEQEIADMMVIACDPETKRINYEHYINLLIVE